ataatttaaaatgaagaacTCTAAAAATGAGTCAATGCAAAAAATCTCTATAGAAATCAGCACAGACTTAGACAATGCTCATAGGAAAAGGGTTTTTTCTTCATCCTATTTGAAATGCACACCTTAATCAGTTATCTTTTGTTTGTTTCAAAGGTGTAATGCTTCCTTGAAATGGTATtttaatgaatatatatataaaaaaaagataaagattagTTCCTGTATTCTCGTCATTCAAATGGATGCTTTAACTATTTTCTGTAAGTTTATTAATTCGTGTGTTCATCTAATTTAAAACTCGTAGTTAACACTGCTCAACCTTTGTAGGCTACTTAGTTCTCCATGGCTTGCTTGCACATTTTGAAGGAAAACCATTTTCAACTATAGTTTTACGGGCCAGAATCATAATTAATAAGTGTTTAACTATAGAATATGTTTtgcataaaatttatatattcaatatatataatGCGGTTTATCGCGTGATTACGAGCTCGAGCAGTAACTCATTAATCCAGTATCTTCACTGGATTAATAACTGGTAACCGGAAAAGCTATCTCAACAATTACATGAATAGTAGagtacattattattattattattattattatttatttattttaaatgaaaaatagcaaggttataataaataatgattattaaataaaacagtAATAAATATGATCCTAAATgaatcataaaatatattaactcCAGTagagtaataaaataaattaactcCCCTATCTGTATAAAAATCACTGGCAGCCATTCCTGTGAAATTAACTCCCCTATCTATATTCTTCTCTTTTTGATCTTTGGACAGGACTTATCCTTGGGTTCCCTCCGACAGTCCTTCAATTTTGATAGTGCTGCCAACAATGGAACATATCAGAGACTTATGCATGTCTGGTTTGACATCCAACACAATTAAATGAAACATCTATTGTAAATTCAAAACAGCATAAAGAAAAAGGTCTCTCAACCTAACCATTTTGTTAAGACGAAGACAATTCACTCCTAATCAAACAAAGTCTATATATGAGAATCTTACCTAAAGCTATCAATGATTTTGATGACAACAAATAATACcaaatttttgttatttaaCGAAGTTTGTAGTGtgaaacaaaagataaaaatcCATAATACAATATGTGAAACAAAAGATACAAATCCATAATGCAATCTAAAGAAACGGTGGACTATTAAGTCCAGACAAGTCCCAAGATATGCTATAGATGAAAGCTATCAAGACCAATCGAGTCTCGAGATGTGAGCTATCAAAGATCAGACGAGGTGCCAAGTATGCAAACTACAAGACCAAAATGCTTCTAACTATATAAGATGACATTCAAACATAAACTCTTTGGATGCATTCTACATGCATGATTGTCGTATCCTAAGAAAGAAGTCTCATGCTCTCCAAAGAAGATTTTAACTCATGCACACCCTAACCTAAACTTGTATGCTCATTTTGGTGTGGTCAGTATAGCAGAAGTAGCTACAAATAAAAAGGTCGTCCTTCACCAAACAGAATGTTCAACAATGAAAGTTATCAACGTTAAGTCAAGTACATTTTAAAAAGACTTTGATACAAAGGGAAAAGCAAAAGCCCTGAATCCCAACAGTTCTTTTTGTGATGCAAATAAATTGAAGAAACCCCATGCTAATCAAAATTGTTGAGAACGTTGAATGTTGTTGAAGTTGTTAAACATTACTGAAAAAAAGATTCAACCGATCTATACACGCCTTACATGATTCATATTTCTAGCTTTTAAGTGATTTTGTAAAAGTTCGTCTCCTAGACTTTATTTCATATCAGATTCTCTTCTCCTCCCTCTCGTACATTGTATTTGGTCTATCAAAAGTAGTTATAAATATGAGATTAAGAGAGGGAAAGCAACAttctctaaaattcaaattCCTTTGTATTATTCGCAAGTTGGTATTAGAGAGCATCGATCTCGCTCTGCCTGACTCTATCTGGCATGGTGACTGTTCTGTGCTAAAGTTTTGTCCTCCAACGCATGGGTCTGGTGTGCCTCGAGGAGCACGACCCAACCCCGATGGTCACTTGTTCAAATTCCGACAATATGCGGCCACGTGTCGTCTAATCGTCACCACTACCCTAGCACATGTGTCTCACGCGCCGCTTTCCAGTGCTCAGAATCTTCTGAACCACCACGGTTTGAGTCGTTGAAGCATTCTCAACCCATTTTCGCCCTCAATTATTTGTTTAGGGTGCCTCGAGGAGCACGATGTAACTCCGATGGTTGCTTGTTCAAATTCCGACCATATGCGGCCATGTGCCTCGATTTGAGTTGTTGAAGCATTCCCAGCCCATTTCCGCCCTCAATTCTTTATTCAAGGACCATTGGGTGAGTTTTCTAGTGTTGAACATAGTTTCTCTCACTTGAAACCCTAGGTCTCTCTCTAGAATCCCTAGGTTGGTCATTGTTCTTCTTTGTTGCATTACTGGACTGTGTTTTTGCCTTTACCTTGTTCAACATGGGAGTTCAATTCCACCAGATCAAATTAAACAGTGGAACGAAACTTATTCAACTTTGTGCTCTACTTTGGCAATCAGTAGAACCCAACATCTTGACCACTCTCAGGTCATTCAAAACATGTAATTCCTTTTGGAGAAAGGCCATAAATATTTTTGTGAATGATATCCAATGTCTCTACGATTCCGCTAATCGATTGACTTCTCTCAAGTAGCCTAATAATGACATTATGTCTTTTATTGTTGAAGCCCAATTAGTAATGGAGGAAATGAAGATGTTCCTGGATGTTTCGTGTCCTAACTCAAGAATagaaatattaaagaaattacTAAATCTTCTGCAATGGGAAAGGAAGTCATGGAACTAGAGGAGGACGTGGTGGTAGAAGATGTCCTCAATGCACATATAGTATGAGAATAGGACACACCCAAGAGAACTATTACTCTTTACATGGCTTTTTTGACAAGACAACCAATATTTCCAAATTTGGAGGTTCTGAGCCAAAGTTCGCTAATGAAGAATATCAAGAATATTTAAGATTAAAATCTAACAACCTAGCCCAATCATCTACAACAACTAGTTTGGCAATAGCTTTGATTTCACAATTCGTGGAGAGTCAAAATTCATGGATAATTTACTCAAGTGCATCTGATGACCTGTGAGCATATATGGGTAAAACAGTTCCTACAAGAATTATACTTTTAAGAGATTCAGCCAATGAAGATGTATTGTGATAACAAAACAACTCTCCACATTGCTTCTAATCTAGTATTCCATGAGAGGACTAAATACATTGAAATTGATTGTCATTTTATACGAGAAAAGTTGTTGTCCAAGAAAATATGCACTGCATTTGTCGGATCAAATGATCCAACTTGTAGATGTACTAACAAAATTTGAGAGGACCTCAAATTGAATatatttgttccaagcttgGCACATACAATTTGTATGCTCCAGCCTGAGGGGAAGTGTTAGATTAAATTGTCTAAAATAGaatttatttcatttcaattttccttttcttccctctcATACATTGTATCTAGTCTATCTAAAGTGTACATTGTATCTAGTCTATCTAAAGTAGTTATACATATGAGATCCTAAGAAAGGGATACAATCTCAATTTCAAATTCCTTTGTATTATTCTAAAGTATTTCAAATTTATCCAAGCTAGAGTTGGTTGATATCTTCTATCTCTAGCTAGTAAGGGATATAAAAAAAAGCCCAAGTTACAAATTCAGATCACACATGATCAATGGCCCAAGATCAAATTCAAGCTTTCAAAATAGTCTAGGACTTTCTTTTGCCATGTTTTTAGTGAGCTGTATTAGACTGTAATTTTTTTCTCCTAGATTCCATCTTATCCTTTTGAAGAGCTGTAATAATTCTAGGCTATacatctttcttttctattcaataGTGACTCAATTAAAAAGAGAAGCTTTCCACCAATACTGTCTCTGCCTTTTTGTCCCTTTATCCCATATATATCCATATTCGTTATAGCACATGAAGCTACAAGCAATGTCAATGGCCTACTGAACTGATGTCCAGTCTATCCACCCACGACAATGGTTGAGAAAGGTGTTTGTTCATTACACACAGAAAATGGGATTTAAGATATTTACCTGATTGGTAGGTACTATGAAGTTCTTCAATCAAACGGGATGGAACAGTATACTCAAGAGAAGCACTAGCCTCAGCCTTTTTCATCAACTTCTTAAATCGTCCAACCTGGAATGGGACAATTGTTGATAAGAATAACAAGAGTGATTTAGGAAAACAATATTCATACTCTAGTAATGACAAATTACATTAGTGAGTCACAGGGATGAAAAATTATCAACATAAACTCAACTACAGAATGATAATTATTTATTCAAGCCAAAGCAAAttcatttaattcttttttataaaaaaattcaaaaagataGAGAAGAATACAAAGAGCCAACCAGATAAGAGATGCTTCTTAAACTTATTTACAGGAAACAAAAAACACAGCTGAAGAAAACATCAATGAAGCACCCAACGATAACAATAGTCATAACCCACTAAGTGAGTTTGGCTATTTGAAATGCACCATGTCATTGAACTAggttaaaaattaaattctcaGGAATATTATTCAGCATCTTTGAGAAAAACACCACtaatctctctctctatatatatatatacacacacacctAATCTATATTAGTGATCATCTTAGTCGTTTAGCGAGTAAAAAAGTTactagaaaaagaaagaaattgttgaatttatttgttagtaaaaagaaaaactactaaaatatatatatatatatatatatatcataccGAGCATAAGCTACTCACCTAATGGCTAATCTATCCTAGAGATCAACTTAGTTGCATAGTGAGTAAAAAAAGTTAATGGAGAAAGAAGGAAATTGTTGAATACTCATTACGAAGTCGTAATTTAGCCTCTTCCATGGCTCAAATGCCATAAAACTCAATCTAGCACAAGCCAGAACCATGAATGAGACAAGAGAACTTCATACCTCATCGTTTGACATCAATGTGAAGCAACACCCAGTCTGGCCTGCTCTTGCAGTCCTGCCAGCTCGATGAACATAAGTCTTTATGTATTTGGGCATGTCATAATTAATAACATTTCTTACCCCTTCTACGTCCATTCCCCTAGTCATTGCATCAGAAGATACAAGCACTTGAAACTGCCCTTTCCGAAACTCATTCAGTGTCTTGCTGCAGAGAAGTAGCATTTTTTTGTCAAAACACTGGCATGTATAGTTTTCAATAAATTTGGGATATATAGCTATTATTTCAAAAGTAAGCTTTAGTAAGCCTTTTAATATAAGTTGTTTCAAACATAATAAGCTAACCTAAAGTAGAAACTATAAACACACGACTTTCCAAAGATGAAAATGTCTTTCAGAACAAGTTTCGCATAATGTCCAGTATACAAGGAGAGCATTCAGCTCAAagtttaaaactttaactaatTGTTTAGAGAGCGAGCTAATCAAAACTTACCTTCTTACACGTTGATGTTGATGACCAGAATACTCCTTGATATCAATTTGCAGATCTCCAAAATAGTTTAGCAATTTGCATAGACGATGTGTTGAGTCCACAGACCTTGTAAAAACTATGCATTTTTCTTCTCCCAGGGATTTCAAAAGGGCAACCAAGTACAGGGGTTTGACCTTTCTTTCACATATCTACAatacataaaaatttaaaagcaCAAAGGGAACTTTTTCATTATAAcctataaaattttaaatttcgaAAAAATTAAATCTAGTAACTAGCTAGCTATAATAGATGCCAAATTTATGGTGACAAAGGCTCAAGATGATCTCCATCACACCCTTtagaaatttaaagaaaaaaaatcctatGCAATGTCATACCAGTTTGTATGATTCCAAATTTTTTGGGAGCCTATACCGCATTTTGCCAGTGCTGAGGAATAAAGGGTGATGCATATTAAGCTGAACAAGCCTCCCTGGGTCTCGAGTTAATGTCGCAGATAAAAGCACCTTTGCCAGCCTAAAGTGAGGCCTGAACCCGCTCTCAACTCTACCACTACAGAAAAAAATCAGTCAAGCAAAAGTATGGTGAACATTCATTTGTCTATTAAATGAAAAGATAACAAAGACAACAGGAACTATAAAAGCAACAATTAAAGATACATTTAAGTCTTAATACTACACTTTGACTATTAACGTGgtaaaaatgttaaatttcaaaatcagtATGCCAATTACAATATTAGTCTTCccaataaaaattttaaaaattgaaaaagctgGTAACTAGTAAGACTATTAATGCAACAATACAAAGTATAAAATTTTATGGCAATAAAACTGgacatatattattattaaattacttTCTGAATATTTTGATATAGAGAGATAGAAAGAAGAAGAGAGGGGAATAGGACAAAATAGATAGAAAGAAGAAGAGAGTGTGCACTGCATTTGACTATCATTTCCACCTGTCTACATTCAGCTGTCTGGAATAGAACAGCTTAACTTATTTATAGGCAAAACTTCTATGAACTAACAACATGACGGACTAACTAACCTCATTGTCTTCAGTGTCTTATTTATATTCAtgtatcaaattttaaatttcatcaTTAGAAAAAATTAACCAAAGGTTTAATGCTATTTTTAATTCCATCATTTAAGAAAAACAACTAACACTTAATGCTATTGTATTAATATGGATaagaaaccaaaaataaaaagcacAGCTACATTTAGTAGAGGAATAAAACCATgcttattttatatattctttaaaTTTCTTCTAATTTACATAATTACTAGCACATATTATCAGAACTTAGATCATGAAAGAGCAACAGTTGTCCACTTAACCAACTTGCTATATCCACTGGGCAACACACAATGTTATCCATTTTTCATTGATACAAACATTTCAAGGGAGATTCATTCAAACGAATTTTAAGCCTACCATGTTCTTCTGTTCCAGGGAGAATAAGGGACACCACCGTCATCATCATTATTGCTAGATTGGGTGGATCTAAGTACAGTGGGTAACCAGGACTGATAGTCCTCCCGGAGCaaccgatctgcttcatcaactACCTGACACCATTTAACTTGTTAACACACAAACAAAACCACCGAAGTTAAGGGCAAAAAAATCGTACACAATGAGTTGAATTTCCAAACaaaaagatatttatttttcctataaattaaaaatcacaCTAATAATATTCTTGAAAGACAACAATGTTACCACATACTTCTATATACGAAACATATCATACAATGATCATCATTTCTATCAAAGAGTGTCAACTAACTAATTTCAGTACTCACAAGATAATAAAGATGTTTCAATGTGAAACCCCTAGACAAATGGACATGGTCCACAAGCCTTCCGGGGGTTGCCACCAATATGTCCACTTTACTTTGATAACAGAATGGGGAGAAAAACCCAAGATCTGAATCCTCATCATCCCCCGGTAGGTGAACGAGACTAGAAATCTCATCAGTGACGGAAGATTGACCAACAGCCAAGCCCACACACAGGCCTAATGGCAATGCAATAGCATCAAAAACCTGTTTAACCTGCAAGGCAAGGTCACGAGTGGGAACCACAACCAAAGCACGGAGGTACTTGACACGGGAAGCAGGCAATAACTTTTGCACGATAGGAAGAGCATAGGCCAAGGTTTTGCCACTTCCTGTGGGCGAGTTTACACAAAGGTCTCGCTCAAAGTCACCTAGTCCAACGATctcttgccaaagcgcgacttGAACTGGGAACAGCTTCGAGATTTCCATATTCTTTAGTGCCGACTTTAACCTGGTGAAATTGAAAACTGTGAGAggaattaattttgaaaaacgaTAAATAGCAAGATTAATGGATTATCAGAGGAAAGTACCGGCGGTCCAGGAAAGGAACCCTGCGGAGGGAGAGTTCTTCACAGCGAGTGACGTCGACGGGGTGGCGCATCCATGGTAGAACCGGCACactttgttgatttttttcatCCATTGTTTCacaaa
The sequence above is a segment of the Phaseolus vulgaris cultivar G19833 chromosome 2, P. vulgaris v2.0, whole genome shotgun sequence genome. Coding sequences within it:
- the LOC137811600 gene encoding DEAD-box ATP-dependent RNA helicase 1 → MDEKNQQSVPVLPWMRHPVDVTRCEELSLRRVPFLDRRLKSALKNMEISKLFPVQVALWQEIVGLGDFERDLCVNSPTGSGKTLAYALPIVQKLLPASRVKYLRALVVVPTRDLALQVKQVFDAIALPLGLCVGLAVGQSSVTDEISSLVHLPGDDEDSDLGFFSPFCYQSKVDILVATPGRLVDHVHLSRGFTLKHLYYLVVDEADRLLREDYQSWLPTVLRSTQSSNNDDDGGVPYSPWNRRTCGRVESGFRPHFRLAKVLLSATLTRDPGRLVQLNMHHPLFLSTGKMRYRLPKNLESYKLICERKVKPLYLVALLKSLGEEKCIVFTRSVDSTHRLCKLLNYFGDLQIDIKEYSGHQHQRVRSKTLNEFRKGQFQVLVSSDAMTRGMDVEGVRNVINYDMPKYIKTYVHRAGRTARAGQTGCCFTLMSNDEVGRFKKLMKKAEASASLEYTVPSRLIEELHSTYQSALSKLKDCRREPKDKSCPKIKKRRI